A genomic region of Pseudomonas migulae contains the following coding sequences:
- the ptsP gene encoding phosphoenolpyruvate--protein phosphotransferase, translating to MHNNNKELTLSAPLSGPVLTLAKVPDPVFASGAMGDGIAIDPLNDTLHAPCAGVVVHVARTGHAITLRADNGAELLLHLGLDTVELQGEGFSMLVKEGARVSNGQPLLRYDLDRVAQQCKSLVSLMILTNSQDFQARPITLKSVKVGEPLLHIIRRHAPGTQTEADLAGEAFVGHIRIAYRGGLHARPAALIRQTAQGFKSKSQLHFAGKSATCDSLIGLMGLAVGEQDEVQVSCQGPDAEAALQALLVALSTALAEDNHAVAPAPIDRRNRTAEAGVLHGVCAAPGLVSGPLFRLNAISLPMDAGNHDPEQQLHALDTALTVVRSEIGSTLAQAKKHKHTDEEAIFAAHLALLEDPALLEAANASIDRGMAATHAWSQSIDLQCEMLAQLGSPLLAERANDLRDLKQRVLRALLGETWHYDVPAGAIVAAHELTPSDLLQLSQQGVAGLCMAEGGATSHVAILARGKGLPCMVALGSTLLDQQQGQAVVLDADGGRLELLPTAERLAQVHQAQLDHQQRRAEQQAQAHHPALTLDGLHIEVAANVASSTEAADALAQGADGVGLLRTEFLFVDRNSAPDEEEQRSAYQAVLDAMGQKSVIIRTIDVGGDKQLDYLPLPVEANPVLGLRGIRLAQVRPEILDEQLRALLHVSPLSRCRILLPMITEVDELLHIRQRLDALCSELGVTERPELGVMIEVPAAALLAEQLAEHADFLSIGTNDLSQYTLAMDRDHAGLASRVDAMHPALLRLIAQTCAGAALHKRWVGVCGALASDPLATPVLIGLGVSELSVSPVQVGEIKDRVRHLDAAECRRLSQGLLKLSSAAAVRHACHQQWPLS from the coding sequence ATGCACAACAATAATAAAGAGCTGACCCTCAGCGCCCCGCTCAGCGGTCCGGTGCTCACACTCGCCAAAGTCCCGGACCCGGTGTTCGCCAGCGGCGCCATGGGCGACGGCATCGCCATCGACCCGCTGAACGACACCCTTCATGCGCCCTGCGCCGGGGTGGTGGTGCACGTCGCCCGCACCGGCCACGCCATCACGTTGCGCGCCGACAACGGCGCCGAACTGCTGCTGCACCTGGGCCTCGACACGGTCGAGTTGCAGGGCGAAGGGTTCTCGATGCTGGTCAAGGAAGGCGCTCGGGTCAGCAACGGACAACCGCTGTTGCGCTATGACCTGGACAGGGTGGCGCAGCAATGCAAAAGCCTGGTCAGCCTGATGATCCTGACCAACAGCCAGGACTTCCAGGCCCGGCCGATCACGCTGAAATCAGTGAAAGTCGGCGAGCCGTTGCTGCACATCATTCGTCGGCATGCGCCGGGGACGCAGACTGAAGCGGACCTGGCCGGGGAAGCCTTTGTCGGCCACATTCGTATCGCTTATCGCGGCGGCCTCCACGCTCGCCCGGCAGCGCTGATTCGCCAGACCGCTCAGGGTTTCAAGAGCAAATCGCAGCTGCACTTCGCCGGTAAATCGGCGACCTGCGACAGCCTGATCGGGCTGATGGGCCTGGCCGTCGGCGAGCAGGATGAAGTGCAGGTCAGCTGTCAAGGCCCGGACGCCGAAGCGGCGCTGCAAGCCTTGTTGGTGGCGTTATCCACCGCGCTGGCCGAGGACAATCATGCGGTTGCGCCGGCACCGATTGACCGACGCAACCGGACGGCTGAAGCGGGTGTGCTGCACGGTGTCTGCGCTGCTCCCGGTCTGGTCAGCGGGCCATTGTTTCGCTTGAACGCCATCAGCCTGCCGATGGATGCCGGCAACCACGACCCCGAACAACAACTGCACGCCCTGGATACCGCACTGACCGTCGTGCGCAGTGAAATCGGCAGCACCCTGGCCCAGGCCAAAAAGCACAAGCACACCGATGAAGAAGCAATCTTCGCCGCCCACCTCGCGCTGCTCGAAGACCCGGCGCTGCTGGAGGCGGCGAACGCCTCCATCGACCGGGGCATGGCCGCGACGCACGCCTGGAGCCAGTCGATCGACCTGCAATGCGAGATGCTTGCGCAACTCGGCAGTCCGCTGCTGGCCGAACGCGCCAACGACCTGCGCGACCTCAAGCAACGGGTGCTGCGCGCCTTGCTCGGCGAGACCTGGCATTACGACGTACCGGCCGGCGCCATCGTTGCGGCCCATGAGCTGACTCCGTCCGACCTGTTGCAACTGAGCCAGCAAGGTGTCGCCGGCCTGTGCATGGCCGAGGGCGGCGCGACGTCCCATGTGGCGATTCTCGCTCGCGGCAAAGGCTTGCCGTGCATGGTCGCGCTGGGGTCGACGCTGCTGGATCAACAACAGGGACAAGCGGTGGTGCTGGATGCCGACGGCGGTCGCCTGGAACTGCTGCCGACCGCCGAACGTTTGGCGCAAGTGCATCAGGCACAACTTGACCATCAGCAGCGCCGCGCCGAGCAACAAGCCCAGGCACATCACCCGGCACTGACCCTCGACGGTTTGCACATTGAAGTCGCTGCCAATGTCGCTTCCAGCACTGAGGCCGCCGATGCGCTGGCCCAGGGTGCCGATGGCGTCGGTCTGCTGCGTACCGAGTTTCTGTTTGTGGATCGCAACAGCGCTCCGGACGAAGAAGAACAACGCAGCGCCTATCAAGCCGTGCTCGACGCCATGGGTCAGAAGTCGGTGATCATCCGCACCATCGACGTGGGTGGCGACAAGCAACTCGACTACCTGCCGCTCCCCGTCGAAGCCAATCCAGTGCTGGGTCTGCGCGGTATTCGCCTGGCCCAGGTCCGTCCGGAAATCCTCGATGAGCAACTGCGTGCGCTGCTGCACGTCAGTCCGCTGTCGCGCTGCCGGATCCTGCTGCCGATGATCACCGAAGTCGACGAGCTGCTGCACATCCGCCAGCGCCTCGACGCCTTGTGCTCTGAACTCGGTGTGACTGAACGCCCCGAGCTGGGCGTGATGATCGAAGTCCCGGCCGCTGCGTTGCTGGCCGAGCAACTGGCCGAGCACGCCGACTTCCTGTCCATCGGCACCAACGATTTGTCGCAATACACCCTGGCCATGGACCGCGACCACGCGGGCCTCGCTTCCCGGGTCGACGCGATGCACCCGGCGCTGCTGCGGTTGATCGCCCAGACCTGCGCCGGTGCGGCGCTGCATAA
- a CDS encoding SIS domain-containing protein, with protein MLEEALSSFEAVQAQLQQLDPQMIEIAGRLRRQPPQVAMTVARGSSDHAASYFAYLTMQQLGIPVASMPMSVVTMQQAPLKVSGQVAFAFSQSGQSPDLVNSLRLLRKRGALSIAMVNAESSPLEAACEFSLPLCAGTESSVAATKSFIATLSASARLIAHWKQDEELLEAGLALPEGLRDAARQDWSLAIDALRDCQRLMVIGRGAGFAIAQEAALKFKETSAIQAEAFSSAEVRHGPMALINENYPLLVFAPRGAEQAGLLSLAADMRQRGARVLLAAPDDIAERDLTLTRAEHPALDPILAIQSFYVMAAGLAVARGMDPDQPRHLSKVTRTH; from the coding sequence ATGCTTGAAGAGGCGCTGTCCTCGTTCGAAGCCGTGCAAGCGCAATTGCAGCAGCTCGACCCGCAGATGATCGAGATCGCCGGCCGCCTGCGCCGTCAGCCGCCGCAAGTGGCGATGACGGTCGCTCGCGGCAGCTCCGACCATGCCGCCAGCTACTTCGCCTACCTGACCATGCAGCAACTGGGGATTCCCGTGGCGTCGATGCCGATGTCGGTGGTGACCATGCAGCAAGCGCCCTTGAAGGTCAGCGGGCAGGTGGCGTTCGCCTTCTCGCAATCCGGGCAGAGCCCGGACCTGGTCAACAGCCTGCGTTTGCTGCGCAAGCGCGGCGCCTTGAGCATTGCCATGGTCAACGCCGAGAGCTCGCCGCTGGAAGCCGCGTGTGAATTCAGCCTGCCGCTGTGCGCGGGAACGGAAAGCAGCGTCGCCGCGACCAAGAGCTTTATCGCCACCCTCAGTGCCAGCGCCCGCCTGATCGCGCACTGGAAACAGGACGAGGAGTTGCTGGAGGCCGGCCTTGCACTGCCAGAAGGTCTGCGCGACGCCGCCCGACAGGACTGGAGCCTCGCCATCGACGCACTGCGCGATTGCCAGCGTCTGATGGTCATCGGCCGAGGCGCCGGTTTTGCCATCGCCCAGGAAGCGGCACTCAAATTCAAGGAAACCTCGGCGATCCAGGCTGAAGCCTTCAGCAGTGCCGAAGTCCGTCACGGGCCGATGGCGTTGATCAACGAGAACTATCCATTGCTGGTGTTTGCCCCACGGGGTGCCGAGCAGGCGGGCTTGCTCAGCCTCGCCGCCGACATGCGCCAACGCGGCGCCCGCGTGTTGCTGGCCGCGCCGGATGACATCGCCGAACGCGACCTCACCCTGACCCGCGCCGAGCACCCGGCCCTTGACCCGATTCTGGCGATCCAGAGTTTCTATGTCATGGCCGCCGGTTTGGCAGTCGCCCGTGGCATGGACCCCGACCAGCCGCGGCACCTGAGCAAAGTCACGCGCACGCATTGA
- the nagA gene encoding N-acetylglucosamine-6-phosphate deacetylase: protein MSEDNILTAGGWIRGRLIHQHGKVVSIEGVPCNPADNDLPYLLPGFIDLHVHGGGGKDIMEGATAFETITRTHVRFGTTSLLATTMTAPSEEISSVLKAVGEFCEQRPTGSARVLGVHLEGPYINPGKLGAQPNFAHTALMAEVEEYLALAPIRVITIAPEIAGHDALIRALSARGVRMQIGHTLGSYEEGVAALNAGATSFTHLYNAMSPLHHREPGIVGAALAHAKYAELIPDLLHVHPGAIRVALRSIPCLYCVTDSTAAAGMPDGEYKLGSHTVTKCLGGVRLPDGTLAGSTLTMDQALRNLVKIGLPISEASQRLSQFPADYLGLTERGRLQPGAWADCVRLDRSLTLTAVMVEGEDIDFKNA from the coding sequence ATGTCCGAAGACAACATCCTCACCGCCGGCGGCTGGATACGCGGCCGGCTGATTCACCAGCACGGCAAGGTCGTGTCGATCGAAGGCGTGCCCTGTAATCCGGCAGACAACGACCTGCCTTACCTGCTGCCGGGTTTCATCGACCTGCACGTTCACGGCGGCGGCGGCAAAGACATCATGGAAGGTGCGACCGCCTTCGAAACCATCACCCGAACCCACGTGCGTTTCGGCACGACTTCGCTGTTGGCGACCACCATGACCGCGCCGAGCGAAGAGATTTCGAGCGTGCTCAAAGCCGTCGGCGAGTTCTGTGAGCAACGCCCGACCGGCAGCGCCCGGGTGCTCGGCGTGCATCTGGAAGGCCCGTACATCAACCCCGGAAAACTCGGCGCCCAGCCGAATTTCGCCCACACCGCGTTGATGGCCGAAGTCGAAGAATACCTGGCGCTGGCGCCGATTCGCGTGATCACCATCGCCCCGGAAATCGCCGGCCATGACGCCTTGATCCGCGCCCTCAGCGCACGTGGCGTGCGCATGCAGATCGGCCACACCCTCGGCAGTTATGAGGAAGGCGTGGCGGCGCTGAATGCCGGCGCGACCAGTTTCACTCATCTCTACAACGCCATGAGCCCGCTGCATCACCGCGAGCCGGGCATCGTCGGCGCGGCGCTGGCCCACGCAAAATACGCGGAACTGATTCCAGACTTGCTGCACGTCCACCCCGGCGCAATCCGCGTAGCCCTGCGCTCGATCCCGTGCCTGTATTGCGTCACCGATTCCACCGCCGCCGCCGGAATGCCCGACGGTGAATACAAGCTCGGCAGCCACACCGTGACCAAATGCCTGGGCGGCGTGCGCTTGCCCGACGGCACCCTGGCGGGCAGCACGCTGACCATGGATCAGGCCCTGCGCAATCTGGTGAAGATCGGTTTGCCGATCAGCGAGGCTTCGCAGCGTCTTTCGCAATTCCCCGCCGACTACCTCGGCCTCACTGAACGCGGACGCCTGCAACCCGGCGCCTGGGCCGACTGCGTGCGGCTGGATCGCTCACTCACACTCACCGCCGTCATGGTCGAAGGAGAAGACATTGACTTCAAAAATGCTTGA
- a CDS encoding GntR family transcriptional regulator encodes MNDLQALRPDDTQPTPLYLQLARNLEAAIHAGQWKAEQAMPSERNLSELLGISRVTARKALEVLFDQGLIRRNQGSGTFITPRLEQPLSRLSGFSEMLRLKGFVPGSQWLEREITPPTHEELIRLGLSPNDKVARLKRLRKADDTVMAIEMSTLPASIIPKPLAVGDSLYEYLDGIGKPIVRALQHIQAINASDEFAALVGIAPGTAMLLMTRVGYLEDNTPIEVTDTYCRNDYYDFVAELRR; translated from the coding sequence ATGAATGACCTCCAGGCACTCCGTCCTGACGACACCCAGCCCACGCCGCTGTACCTGCAACTGGCGCGCAATCTGGAAGCGGCGATCCATGCCGGCCAGTGGAAAGCCGAGCAGGCGATGCCGTCGGAACGCAACCTGAGCGAACTGCTGGGCATCTCCCGCGTGACCGCGCGCAAGGCGCTGGAGGTTCTGTTCGATCAAGGACTGATTCGCCGCAATCAGGGCTCCGGCACCTTCATCACCCCACGTCTGGAGCAACCACTGTCGCGCCTTTCGGGGTTCAGCGAGATGTTGCGACTGAAAGGCTTCGTCCCCGGTTCGCAATGGCTGGAACGTGAAATCACCCCGCCCACCCACGAAGAACTGATCCGCCTCGGTCTCTCGCCGAACGACAAGGTGGCGCGACTCAAACGCCTGCGCAAAGCCGACGACACCGTGATGGCCATCGAGATGAGCACCCTGCCCGCCTCGATCATTCCCAAGCCGCTGGCCGTGGGCGACTCCCTTTACGAATACCTCGACGGCATTGGCAAACCGATTGTCCGCGCCTTGCAGCACATTCAGGCGATCAACGCCTCGGACGAATTCGCCGCGCTGGTCGGAATCGCCCCCGGTACCGCCATGTTGCTGATGACCCGGGTCGGCTACCTCGAAGACAACACACCAATCGAAGTCACCGACACCTATTGCCGCAACGACTACTACGACTTTGTCGCAGAGCTTCGTAGATAA
- a CDS encoding L,D-transpeptidase family protein produces the protein MRWLLALFCLSFAVVSQASTVVTLDGKSIEKVLVLKSAHQLQLIADGKPLRTYRISLGKQPRGAKLMEGDKRTPEGFYWVDWRKVSDRFNLAMHISYPNVTDSARARREGVEPGGMIMIHGTPDTYDYPENLFHTLDWTDGCIAMRNMDMREVWGLVPDGTMIEIRP, from the coding sequence ATGCGCTGGTTGCTTGCCCTGTTTTGCCTGTCGTTCGCTGTCGTGTCCCAGGCTTCCACCGTGGTCACCCTGGATGGCAAATCCATCGAAAAAGTACTGGTGCTCAAGTCCGCCCATCAACTGCAATTGATCGCCGACGGCAAACCGTTGCGCACCTACCGCATTTCCCTGGGCAAGCAGCCTAGGGGCGCAAAGTTGATGGAAGGCGACAAGCGCACGCCCGAGGGGTTTTACTGGGTGGACTGGCGCAAGGTCAGTGACCGATTCAACCTGGCGATGCACATTTCCTATCCGAACGTCACCGACTCTGCCCGCGCCCGCCGCGAGGGCGTCGAGCCTGGCGGCATGATCATGATCCACGGCACGCCCGACACCTATGACTACCCGGAAAACCTGTTCCACACGCTGGACTGGACCGACGGCTGCATCGCCATGCGCAACATGGACATGCGTGAAGTCTGGGGTCTGGTGCCGGACGGCACGATGATCGAGATTCGCCCGTAA
- a CDS encoding NUDIX hydrolase, with translation MKFCSQCGNPVTQRIPEGDSRLRFVCDSCHTIHYQNPNIVAGCVATWGSKVLLCRRAIEPRLGYWTLPAGFMENGETIEQAAIRETAEEACARVRNLSIYTLIDVPHISQVHVFFRAELVDLDFSAGPESLEVALFDEADIPWSDLAFRTVGRTLECFFADRRTEVYPVRSESIPPLAQPAIT, from the coding sequence ATGAAATTTTGCAGTCAGTGCGGCAACCCGGTGACCCAACGCATTCCGGAAGGCGATTCGCGCCTGCGTTTTGTCTGTGACAGTTGTCACACCATTCACTACCAGAACCCCAACATCGTCGCCGGCTGCGTGGCGACCTGGGGCTCGAAAGTGTTGCTGTGCCGACGTGCCATCGAGCCACGGCTCGGTTACTGGACCCTGCCCGCCGGTTTCATGGAGAACGGCGAAACCATCGAGCAGGCGGCCATTCGCGAAACGGCTGAAGAAGCCTGCGCGCGGGTGCGCAACCTGAGCATCTATACGCTGATCGATGTGCCGCACATCAGTCAGGTGCATGTGTTCTTCCGCGCCGAGCTGGTGGACCTGGATTTTTCCGCCGGCCCCGAGAGCCTGGAAGTGGCACTTTTCGACGAAGCCGACATCCCGTGGTCCGACCTGGCTTTCCGCACGGTGGGCCGTACCTTAGAATGCTTCTTCGCTGATCGGCGGACCGAGGTCTACCCCGTGCGGTCCGAGTCGATTCCGCCGCTTGCTCAGCCTGCCATTACCTGA
- a CDS encoding CoA pyrophosphatase — protein sequence MLDELLHRVSNHTPRTLETDKRFPEAAVLVPITRSDEPELVLTLRASGLSTHGGEVAFPGGRRDPEDPDLIFTALREAEEEIGLPPGLVEVIGPLSPLISLHGIKVTPYVGVIPDFVEYRANDAEIAAVFSVPLEFFRKDPREHTHRIDYQGRSWYVPSYRYGEYKIWGLTAIMIVELINLLYDAKISLHQPPKSFINT from the coding sequence ATGCTGGACGAGCTACTGCATCGAGTAAGCAACCACACTCCACGCACACTGGAAACCGACAAGCGTTTCCCTGAGGCCGCGGTACTGGTGCCCATCACTCGCAGTGATGAACCGGAACTGGTTCTGACCCTGCGCGCCAGCGGGCTCTCGACCCATGGCGGTGAAGTCGCCTTCCCGGGCGGACGACGGGACCCCGAAGACCCGGACCTGATTTTCACCGCGCTGCGTGAGGCCGAAGAAGAAATCGGCCTGCCGCCGGGACTGGTCGAAGTGATCGGACCGTTGAGCCCGCTGATCTCCCTGCACGGCATCAAGGTCACGCCTTACGTCGGTGTGATTCCGGATTTCGTCGAGTACCGGGCCAACGATGCCGAGATCGCCGCCGTGTTCAGCGTGCCCCTGGAATTCTTCCGCAAGGACCCGCGCGAACACACCCATCGTATCGATTACCAGGGGCGCAGCTGGTATGTGCCGAGTTATCGTTATGGCGAGTACAAGATCTGGGGCCTGACGGCGATCATGATCGTCGAGTTGATCAACCTGCTCTATGACGCCAAAATCAGCCTGCACCAGCCTCCCAAGAGTTTTATCAACACCTGA
- a CDS encoding gamma carbonic anhydrase family protein, protein MKYRLGDARVETHPQSWVAPNAVLVGKVKLEEGANVWFNAVLRGDNELILIGKNSNVQDGTVMHTDMGYPLTIGTGVTIGHNAMLHGCTVGDYSLIGINAVILNGAKIGKNCIIGANSLIGEGKEIPDGSLVMGSPGKVVRELTEPQKKMLEASAAHYVHNSQRYARDLVEQEE, encoded by the coding sequence ATGAAATACCGCCTGGGCGACGCCCGTGTCGAAACCCATCCGCAGAGCTGGGTTGCACCCAATGCCGTGCTGGTGGGCAAGGTTAAGCTGGAAGAGGGCGCCAACGTCTGGTTCAACGCCGTGCTGCGTGGCGACAACGAACTGATCCTGATCGGCAAGAACAGCAACGTCCAGGACGGCACCGTGATGCACACCGACATGGGCTATCCGCTGACCATCGGCACTGGCGTGACCATCGGCCACAACGCCATGCTGCACGGCTGCACCGTCGGTGATTACAGCCTGATCGGTATCAACGCGGTCATCCTCAACGGCGCGAAGATCGGCAAGAACTGCATCATCGGCGCCAACTCGCTGATCGGCGAGGGCAAGGAAATTCCGGACGGTTCGCTGGTCATGGGCTCGCCGGGGAAGGTTGTTCGCGAGCTGACCGAACCGCAAAAGAAAATGCTGGAGGCCAGCGCCGCGCACTATGTGCATAACTCGCAGCGCTATGCCCGCGATCTGGTCGAGCAGGAAGAATGA
- a CDS encoding DUF1289 domain-containing protein — translation MNTPERPVRSPCVNICALDDDDICTGCQRTVEEITRWSRMDNEERRVVLGLCHERAKSSGLLWMLPSKSDS, via the coding sequence ATGAACACGCCAGAACGCCCGGTCCGATCGCCTTGCGTGAATATCTGCGCGCTGGACGACGATGACATTTGCACCGGGTGCCAGCGCACAGTGGAAGAGATCACGCGCTGGAGCCGGATGGACAACGAAGAGCGCCGGGTGGTGTTGGGGTTGTGCCATGAACGGGCCAAGTCCAGCGGATTGCTGTGGATGCTGCCTTCCAAATCCGATTCCTGA
- a CDS encoding VUT family protein, with product MLFLIAYISSVVLINYAFSTAPHLDIIWSAWGGLVFVLRDMVQTRFGHGAIAAMLAALVLSYVTSDPSIALASATAFAVSECIDWLVFSITKRPLHDRLWISSALSIPLDTFIFFGMIDAFTPAVILTAMGSKFAGVTAVWLIMAWRLRKQAVAG from the coding sequence ATGCTCTTCCTGATCGCTTACATAAGCAGCGTCGTGCTGATCAACTACGCCTTCTCCACCGCGCCACACCTGGACATCATCTGGTCCGCGTGGGGCGGTTTGGTGTTTGTGCTGCGCGACATGGTGCAAACCCGCTTCGGCCATGGCGCGATCGCGGCCATGCTGGCGGCGCTGGTGCTGTCGTATGTCACGTCCGATCCGTCCATCGCCCTGGCCAGCGCCACGGCGTTCGCGGTGTCCGAGTGCATCGACTGGCTGGTATTCAGCATCACCAAGCGTCCGCTGCACGACCGCCTGTGGATAAGTTCGGCCCTGAGCATTCCCCTCGATACCTTCATCTTCTTCGGCATGATCGACGCCTTCACCCCGGCCGTGATCCTCACCGCCATGGGCTCGAAGTTCGCCGGCGTAACGGCCGTGTGGCTGATCATGGCCTGGCGCTTGCGCAAACAGGCTGTCGCCGGCTGA
- the purT gene encoding formate-dependent phosphoribosylglycinamide formyltransferase, translating into MTRIGTPLSPTATRVLMCGCGELGKEVVIELQRLGVEVIAVDRYANAPAMQVAHRSHVINMLDGAALRAVIEAEKPHFIVPEIEAIATATLVELEAEGFTVIPTARAAQLTMNREGIRRLAAEELGLPTSPYYFADTFEDYSKAVQDLGFPCVVKPVMSSSGKGQSLLRSADDVKTAWDYAQEGGRAGKGRVIIEGFIDFDYEITLLTVRHVGGTTFCAPVGHRQEKGDYQESWQPQAMSPVALAESERVAKAVTEALGGRGLFGVELFIKGDQVWFSEVSPRPHDTGLVTLISQDLSQFALHARAILGLPIPLIRQFGPSASAVILVEGQSTQTAFANLGAALSEPDTALRLFGKPEVNGQRRMGVALARDESIEAARAKATRASKAVVVEL; encoded by the coding sequence ATGACCCGTATCGGAACTCCATTGTCGCCAACCGCGACCCGCGTATTGATGTGTGGCTGTGGTGAGTTGGGCAAGGAAGTGGTGATCGAGCTGCAACGCCTGGGCGTTGAAGTGATTGCCGTCGACCGTTACGCCAACGCGCCGGCCATGCAAGTCGCCCATCGCAGCCATGTGATCAACATGCTCGACGGCGCCGCCCTGCGTGCAGTGATCGAAGCCGAGAAGCCGCACTTCATCGTGCCGGAAATCGAAGCCATCGCCACCGCGACCCTGGTCGAACTGGAAGCCGAAGGCTTCACCGTGATCCCGACCGCGCGTGCCGCGCAACTGACCATGAACCGTGAAGGCATCCGTCGCCTGGCCGCTGAAGAGTTGGGCCTGCCGACGTCGCCGTACTACTTTGCCGACACCTTCGAGGATTACAGCAAGGCCGTTCAGGACCTGGGTTTCCCGTGCGTGGTCAAGCCGGTCATGAGCTCCTCGGGCAAAGGCCAGAGCCTGCTGCGCAGCGCCGATGATGTGAAGACCGCGTGGGATTACGCGCAAGAAGGCGGCCGCGCCGGTAAGGGCCGCGTGATCATTGAAGGTTTTATCGACTTCGACTACGAAATCACCCTGCTGACCGTGCGTCACGTCGGCGGCACCACGTTCTGCGCGCCTGTCGGTCACCGCCAGGAGAAAGGCGACTATCAGGAGTCGTGGCAGCCGCAAGCCATGAGCCCGGTGGCCCTGGCGGAATCCGAGCGTGTGGCCAAGGCGGTCACTGAAGCCTTGGGCGGTCGAGGTCTGTTTGGTGTCGAGCTGTTCATCAAAGGCGATCAAGTGTGGTTCAGCGAAGTCTCGCCGCGCCCGCATGACACCGGTCTGGTGACCCTGATCTCTCAGGACCTGTCGCAATTCGCGCTGCACGCGCGGGCGATTCTGGGCCTGCCGATCCCGTTGATCCGTCAGTTCGGGCCATCGGCTTCGGCGGTGATTCTGGTTGAAGGGCAATCGACCCAGACGGCTTTCGCCAATCTGGGCGCTGCGTTGAGCGAGCCGGATACGGCGTTGCGTCTGTTTGGCAAGCCTGAGGTCAATGGTCAGCGCCGGATGGGTGTGGCGCTGGCGCGGGATGAGTCGATCGAGGCTGCTCGCGCTAAAGCGACCCGCGCTTCTAAGGCTGTTGTTGTAGAGCTGTAA
- a CDS encoding MFS transporter has protein sequence MTTSTTYTETTPTQPTNSATRVATASFIGTAIEFYDFYVYATAAALVIGPVFFPQTSGTAQMLSAFLTFGIAFLARPLGSALFGHFGDRIGRKSTLVASLLLMGVCTTLIGVLPGYDAIGAWAPILLCVLRFGQGLGLGGEWGGAALLATENAPKGKRAWFGMFPQLGPSIGFLAANGLFLTLAMTLNDEQFRSWGWRIPFLLSAALVMVGLYVRLKLHETPVFANAMARQERVKIPLVELFSQYWMPVLLGAGSMVVCYALFYISTVFSLSYGVSTLGYTRETFLGLLCFAVLFMAAATPLSAWASDRYGRKPVLIIGGVLAVLSGFLMEPLLTQGSTWGVALFLCIELFLMGVTFAPMGALLPELFPTHVRYTGASAAYNLGGIVGASAAPFFAQKLVAMGGLSYVGGYVSGAAVLSLIAVLCLKETRHNDLNRVA, from the coding sequence ATGACGACCAGCACGACTTATACCGAAACCACGCCTACGCAACCGACAAACTCCGCCACCCGCGTGGCCACCGCGAGTTTCATCGGCACCGCCATCGAGTTCTACGACTTCTACGTATATGCCACTGCCGCGGCGCTGGTGATCGGTCCAGTGTTCTTTCCGCAGACCTCCGGCACCGCCCAGATGTTGTCGGCGTTTCTCACGTTCGGCATCGCTTTCCTGGCGCGACCGCTGGGCTCGGCGCTGTTCGGGCACTTTGGTGATCGAATCGGGCGCAAATCGACCTTGGTTGCCTCCCTGCTGCTGATGGGTGTCTGCACCACCCTGATCGGCGTGCTGCCGGGTTACGACGCCATCGGGGCCTGGGCGCCGATCCTGCTCTGCGTGCTGCGCTTCGGCCAGGGTCTGGGACTGGGCGGCGAATGGGGCGGCGCGGCATTGCTGGCCACCGAGAATGCACCGAAGGGCAAGCGTGCCTGGTTCGGCATGTTCCCGCAGCTTGGCCCTTCGATTGGCTTTCTGGCGGCCAACGGACTGTTCCTGACGCTGGCAATGACGCTGAACGACGAACAGTTCCGTTCGTGGGGCTGGCGGATTCCATTCCTGCTCAGCGCCGCGCTGGTGATGGTCGGCCTGTATGTACGCTTGAAACTCCACGAAACCCCGGTCTTCGCCAATGCCATGGCGCGCCAGGAACGGGTGAAGATCCCGCTGGTCGAGCTGTTCAGCCAATACTGGATGCCGGTGTTGCTGGGTGCCGGGTCGATGGTGGTGTGCTACGCGCTGTTTTACATTTCAACGGTGTTTTCGCTGAGTTATGGCGTGTCGACGCTCGGCTACACCCGCGAAACCTTCCTCGGCCTGCTGTGCTTCGCCGTGTTGTTCATGGCCGCCGCGACGCCGTTGTCGGCGTGGGCCAGTGACCGTTATGGGCGCAAACCGGTGCTGATCATCGGGGGCGTGCTGGCGGTTCTGTCCGGGTTCTTGATGGAGCCGTTGCTGACCCAGGGCTCGACGTGGGGCGTGGCGTTGTTCCTGTGCATCGAACTGTTTCTGATGGGTGTGACGTTCGCACCAATGGGGGCGCTGTTGCCGGAACTGTTTCCGACACACGTGCGCTATACCGGCGCGTCAGCGGCCTACAACCTGGGCGGCATCGTCGGAGCCTCGGCAGCGCCATTCTTTGCGCAGAAGCTGGTGGCGATGGGCGGTTTGAGTTATGTCGGCGGGTATGTGTCGGGGGCGGCGGTGCTGAGTTTGATTGCGGTGCTGTGCCTGAAGGAGACGCGGCATAACGATTTGAATCGGGTGGCCTGA